CATCTGGTGTTGGTCTGCTGCTGTCAAGAGAAGCCCATAATGCCGTTATAAGTTAGAAACTATATTCAGATAGGATAATCTCAGTAAGGCTGCGCACCCGTGCACGTAACATGACATGTATACAATGTTACGCACCTACAGATGTTTCAGAATATTGTGTCAAAGAGGAATTCTACAGTCTCCTCGATCGCGAAATATCGTCCTCGAACATCGGCGATATCTTAGTGGTAGTCTGGAGAATATAATGGGTACTCATGCACTGGGTAGACGAACGGAAAATGGCGAGCTTTTTGTCAATATGTGTGCGGCGAACAACCTCGTTATTGGCGGATCCTTATTTCCGCACAAACCGGTCCACTGAGAATCAGATTGATCATATAACAATTAGCCATAAATGGCGCGGTTCTCTCCTGGACGTAAAATGCAAACGATGTGCTGACATTGCAAGTGACCACCATCTAGTGGTGACAAGTATGCGCATCAAATTAGCTGCAGTAGATAATAATGTCCCAACAATCCAGAAAAAATTCGATGTGATCAAGCTTAGAAATCCGACAGTAGCCTCAAATTATAATAATGCATTACAACAATCCCTATCATCAACATCATTTAACCAGCGTAAAAACTGGCAAAATACTAAACGCATTATTACTGATGCTGCCAAAGCTCATATTGGGTATAAAGCACACATACGTAAACAGTGGATATCTGACGACACATGGTCACTTATAACGAAGAGAAAATACCTAAAAGCCGCCCTCAACTCTGCTAAAACGCGAAACGTGAAAGCTAATCTTCGTTCGCAGTATACTGCTGCAGATCGTCTGGTAAAACGTAGCGCACGCAATGATAAACGCACTTGGGTAAGCAACATATCAACAGAGGCTCAAGTGGCAGCCGATACAAATCGCAGCGGAGAGCTCTACAAGCTCGTTAAAAGGATAATAAACAAACCTAGCATATCTGGAAGGCCAATAAGATATGACGATGGTATACTTATAACATCCAAAGATGAACAGCGTGATCTATGGGctgattattattattcaatGCTCTCCCCGGGGCCAAACTACGATCCAATATTTAATTGTACTACCCACGATAACGTATTAAATATCTCCACCACCACTCCTTCGTTATCTGATATTGTATGCGCAATCAAGACgatcaaaaacaacaaaagccCTGGAAATGACAACATATCTCCAGAACTTCTCAAAATAGATCCTTACACAAGTGCACAAATCCTTTTGACCTTAGTAGAAGATATATGGATTAACGAAAACGTTCCCGAAGAGCTTAAGAAGGCATAATAGTATAGCTACCTAAAAAAGGAGATTTAACTAGTCGTAACAACTGGCGAGGTATCACGTTACTCAGCATGGTGAACAAGATAATAACCCACATAATAACGACAAGGCTGTCTGACGCTATAACACCACAACTCAGACTGCAGCAAGCTGGCTTTCGTCCGAATAAATCATGTATTGACCACGTCAACACACTTAGAATCATAATGGAACAGTCGGTCGAATGGCGATCGCCTCTATATCTAATATTCATTGACTTCGAGAAAGCATTCGGTACTCTCAATCACAATGTGATTTGGAAAGCCCTTGAATGTAAAAGAAGTCCCACAGAAAATTATTCAGCTCGTTAAGGAAAGGCACGAAGGAAAGCTTAGCAGAAAAATTACCGTTGGTACAGGGGTACGGCAGGGTTGTGTGATGTCACCACTGTTATTTAATATTGTGTTATATATTGTTATGACCCAGGCTATGTCGGATAATAGAGGGATCGTATGGGGACTTCGAGACCGATTAGATGATCTGGAATATGCTGATGATATCTGCCTTCTCTCTCATCGGTACTCTGATATGACCATCAAATTACAACGTCTCACAGAGTTTGCTAAGAACTCTGGTCTCAAGATAAACATTGGCAAAACTAAAGTGATGCGAATTAACACAGATGTCGCAAATAACTTTACAATTGATAATGAGACCCTGGAGGAGGTTGACTCATTCTGTTACCTTGGCGCTATTCTCACAACATCCGGTGGTTCAGGTGCAGATATTGCCAATCGGATAAAAAAGGCGACGCAAGCCTATGGCTAACTCAATAAGATATGGAATTCTCCAATTCTCTCTCGCCGtgtcaaaattaatttatttaattcaaatgttCGATCTACATTACTTTATGGCTGCGAAACGTAGAATACTGCCCCTCGTGATATGAATGCCCTGCAAGTTTTTACAAACAAATGCCTTGGAAGAATTATTCGAGTTTTTTGGCCACAGACTATGTCAAACAACAGATTATGGCATCTAACGAACCAGTTACCTATAACGGTTGAAATACAAAGGCGAAAATGGAACTGGGTATGTCATACCATACGTAAGCCAAGCTCAGATATTCCTAGAACTGCTATTGAGTGAAACCCGCAAGGCAGGACCCGCAGAAGAGGACGTCCAGCTCATACGTGGTGCAGACAAATTGAGATCGATGCTGCAAACATGCATACTCCAATTTTTGAAACTACGTTCTgaatcaatcgaaacaaataatattgtGACGagacaaggtctggactataatcgGGGTGAGTATAAACTTCCCAACCTCTTCTTTCTGATtacaccaaatacagaacattaacTTAGCatcatagatatttggctttggtgtcgattgggtctcaagtaatgattcggtgcaaaaccaattttcctttattgcattcaaacatcatttcggacatgcaaaatcgtctttcaaggtctctcggcttcaattcgtatggtatccaatttctctgcttttggatgaattctggtTCTGGTTGATACAGACAAACATTgtcttattgtaaatttttttaatcaccctaaattttaagctattttttgataaaataatatttttattgccatttttttttgtattactctttcgaaacaaaaagtgaagagattattttcaaacgcgcctttttttgatatcaatttgatacattgcgactaatCTCAAATGAAAATGATTGcaactaacggagggttaaaaatTGCTGCTTAGTAactcccaataattttgaaagctctttctgagcttgacaacaatcttcatggagtcaTACCTctaattcttcaaacttttctGGGTAGCCTTGCCGATCTTTGCGCTACAGttacacttttttcaaattaaaaaagtaaagcaaaactaccCGAatgtgacgctttgttggcacaaaattcgaaattttcgaagcaaataaAAGTGAGCAAACTAAATGAGTATAAATAACAGTacctttcaaaatgacatacatattgttcatcccgcatttttaagtcatttacccaatagaaaaataaatacttatatttttttctaataagatgtccaactaaaatatatattgtttacaaagaacaaaaaataattatgtcaAACCAAATTGGTACTGAAATTAAAACAATGTTTAACACTTACAATATTCAAAGGAAATATTGTCCAAATAACCTTtgaaaataacttatttttaacttttctacacacatatattcttatttttttaaaaagtaagaaaaactttgatattaatcaaacaattttacaaatcaACTTTTTTTCCCCAACATCAAAGattacaatttaaacaaattaatagaaACATATAAACTTTAATATGAAACAAGCAAAACAACTGCAGCTTTAGAGTGGGCTTTGATaaagcaaaacaacaaaaaaaatgcaaaaatcatGCACTTGCAACTTCAAATTCATtccccaaaaacaaaaaacctttCTCTTTCTAACTTCAAACTTAATTGCAATATAGTATGTACAAATGTAGTAGTCATAGCACTAGTAGTAGTAGTTGGAAACATAAAACTCAACCAAACCTCCAAAAGCAGGATATAGAATAGACTATAGAGAATAGTAGACTATGATGGTGTCAGGACTCACACGTTAAATTTAGagagaaaagtgaaaaaaaagaaTACTAACGCAATGTACATACAggctttgatatacatacacagATATAAATGCTGACCGTACttgcaacaaacaaaaaatttgttaaaaggtGGAGGAGAGGGAATATTCAaatgtatgtaggtatataCTATATAAGCCTATACAACAGCAAGAGCAACCAACAACTAGACATAGGCATCGATACAGAACTACACACATAGAGATTGCAATTAACTAAATCTAAATACAAGGGATCTGTAGTTGCAGCCTGCAACCTGTGAATGTAGCTCTAACAAAAAAACCCAAACGTACCGGGTGAATTCTCCAACTCATCAATTTTTGTTACtgaatgctaaaaaaaaaaataaaaatcctcaTACATTCATGTCTATGGCATTGGATGGATGGTGTTTAGTGTTAAATGtatctaaatttgttttatttttaactactCCGCTCCCTCCCCTTTAGTTAGCCATCATGTCTATTTGCTTGATTTTGTAGGGTTTAGGTTTTACGAATGCATTTTACAATGCAAaaatgaacaacaacaaaaaaacaaatctaCGCAATTTACCATGTTTTCTAATGTGCATGTGTGAATGTTAGAGTATTATGTAGATGTGTTAGATTTTCTACACAAAcccacacacacacacgcacATGCACACTTTCCATAGTCAGTTTGTGTACTGAAGGACCACATCATTTTACAAAGCATAGTATTGGTTGGTCATTGTTGTGCATCTACGTTGGCAAATTGCTAAGTGGCCTTAATGGAAGATGAGAAGAAAAAACTTCttagtaataaattttaatttcagaacAAGCCAGGTTTGTTAATGTAAACTGTTCCCCTGGAAATAGCTATTTCTGTATTTAGCTTAAcaagttgtaaaaaaaagtatctGAAATATCTTAAAGCATTTTGTTAATTTCCTCATGAAATTGTTACGACTTCAAAAAAGTGGTAAAAACGcactttgctatagaaaagaacaattttaattggCTTTTACACATTTTACCACATTTTACCACATTTtacctgtcaggaactttttgagtcttgcatgtttttaaacctgcattggctttaacttttcctaccaaatagtccgagtactgagctaaccggaccgCTTTCCTAcgggatgtgttgggagctcttttgaaaatattttttattgattggCTTTAGGagcatcatgtggaccatttctTCTACCTGAaacaggttttctatcaacggacaagttcttccgatactgtttaataacattggaatcagtttgacgacaGACCAAACTTAGCGCTTTTTGCAGCGctaagttgggttttgttgcaaatatttaataattgttaAGGTTAACTAcctgtgttaaggttttttcgaccTCACTACTTAATTTTTCTGGGGGGAGATTGACTTGGGGCAATATCAAGGATTAATAATGCTTTCACTGGCTCGTTTGAATGaatattcttttttttcctCCATTACCCTTGTTGGGAGCATATGggttccacaaagcatctccatctaacacgatttgttgcagttttctTCGCGTCTTCCCATGTAAAATTGCACTGTCCTAGttcttggagtatcgtgcgtctccatgtattctttggtcgatatattggatatttttttaacccttcTTGGGAGCATATgacttccacaaagcatctccatcttatacgatttgttgaAGTTGTTTTTGCGTCTTCCCATGTAAAATTTCACTGTCCTATTTCTTAGAGTATCGTGCATATCCATATATTCTTTGCTCAatatattggatatttttttccttaacccctcttgggagcatatggcttccacaaagcatctccatcttacacgatttgttgcagttgtttttgcATCTtccatgtaagattgcactgtcctatatcttggagtatcgtgcgtatCCATGTATTCTTTGGCCAATCACGTCTTCTTGAACCTTGAGGGTTCCACTCTAGTGTCATCCTTGTTATACTGTCAGGATTCTTTCTGATAGTATGGCCGCTCCACCTCCATTTCTTACGTTTTAGTTGTGTTAGTGTAAGTCTCCAGAGATCtgtgttgctgatgttgttcTGAGGCAATTGTTGATGAATACCTGTAGTTTTGCGAGATGATGTTCGATACTAACCTAGTCTCACTTCCGTACAACAGTGTAGATTTTTCACTTGCGTTGAATATTCTGTTATTTATATCTGTTTCAGCGCCATTCGTTGATACTGTACTGTCTAGATAGCAGAAGCTATTTACGTATTCAGCTGGTTGGCCTTGTAGCATGAAGTTATCGGTGCTAAAGTTGTTGATTCTCATACCTTTGGTTTTCTTGATATTATCGCAAATATAACATTGCGTGCTAATCTTTCCAAATCTCTTATTTTTGCTTGCATGTTGGAGATCTTGTGCGAGAGTAGCCAAATTTCATCCGCATAATCCAAATCCTCGAGTATACGTGATAGACACCATGTTATTCCTCTTCTCTCTGAAAAGACTGCACTCATGATGTTATCCAGCACTATAGTGAATAGCTGGGATGCGTGTTTTACTCCAGCGTTTGTGTGAAATGATTGACTTATATTCCCGTTGTGAAGAACTGATAGTTCTGTATCCTCTGATGATTTgagttatttattttcaatactttCCATATGGCAGTCCATCTCATGGTATTGAAGGTTTtcttgaaatatatgaaaagtAAGTACAGGGGAGTACGCCATTCTAGAGATTGTTCCATTATAATGCGTAGTATGTTGGCCTGGTTTACGCAATTCCTATTTGGCTGGAATCCTGCCTGTTCATCACATAGATTCTtctccaatttaatttaaagtcttCCCTGTATTATGACTGCTAGTATCTTGTATATGGTGTAAAACAAAGTAATTCCTCTCCAGTTGTAGCAATCTTTCAAGTTACCACTTTTCGGTAACTTAACGATAATGCCAGTTCCTTTAAGTTGGAGGTAGCCTTTTCTCCTCTCAGACTGATGTGATATGTCGTCGTAGAAGTTCAGCTATGTTTTCATTGTCAACCCGAAGAATTTCAGCTGGTATTCCATCTTCGCCTGCTGCCTTGTTATTTCTTAACTTCCCGATGGCCTCCTTTATCTCACTTATGCTGGGGGGCTGTTTGATATTCTTAAGATATTTGGGACTAAGAATTGAAGAataatccatgaagattgttgtcaaactcaacaaaagcatGCAacatcattgagagctactcaatcatCACTTTCAAAACCTTTGCAAACAGCAGAGACATTCGGTAGCATACAAATTGAAGGTGAGACACATATAAAGATaatttgtatgtctgaaatgcagcttgaacgttataaatggaaataatttttgcactgaatcagtacttgcaatgaaaaatggatccattaagataacccaaaacgtaagagatcgtatgtaaatCCCCGCcatccagccgaatcgacaccaaagacaaatacccaagcgctaaggtaatgctctgtatttggtgtaaccaaaagggtcctatgaAAGTATTATAAGCTGCTGGCTAGAACTGTACCGAACGTACCTGATGAatttgaagcaagcattggccgaaaaacgaccagaatatgcggacagatatgaaaccgtaatattccgtaacaacgctaggccatatgttgaaatacctattaaaaacaaAGGCAGAAGTGGTTGTGAAGTTTTACCGACTACTGTTTGTTTATATCGATGGAGAAcgctctggaatacgcttcactgcAGAGCTGAGTATCCGAACTTGACTTGTTCAGTTCTTGGTCTCAAATGATGAGCAGTTCatttggcgcggaatccatatgttcccagaaagatgagaaaaggtcatagctaataatggccaattACTTTGAATagatttatattataaaaatgttttaaaataaaaacaaaaattttaaaagatatcgtatttttatgcatttatgcatttaattaataacactatgcaacaaatgaagacctTTGGAAAAAGACACGGTATGATAGCATAGGTTCAACTTTACTAccaaaaagtagtaaaacccAGTACTCAGTTTGtcgattttggtgaccaatttttttttatccgtttttggccaacagctaattcagacttagTGATACCTTTTactatatatggcaataatataactAAGAGTCcaccaacaaattttgtaaaaattttttccctAAGCAATATGTACTCTTTAGAGTGCCTAaacactagggtattcgaattattcggtttttctcttgctcgaataaaacgaataattcgaataagagattttagcTTGTTCGAacaattcgatcacacgtttaaaattaatcgaatt
The nucleotide sequence above comes from Calliphora vicina chromosome 1, idCalVici1.1, whole genome shotgun sequence. Encoded proteins:
- the LOC135963389 gene encoding uncharacterized protein LOC135963389, whose amino-acid sequence is MASFLSICVRRTTSLLADPYFRTNRSTENQIDHITISHKWRGSLLDVKCKRCADIASDHHLVVTSMRIKLAAVDNNVPTIQKKFDVIKLRNPTVASNYNNALQQSLSSTSFNQRKNWQNTKRIITDAAKAHIGYKAHIRKQWISDDTWSLITKRKYLKAALNSAKTRNVKANLRSQYTAADRLVKRSARNDKRTWVSNISTEAQVAADTNRSGELYKLVKRIINKPSISGRPIRYDDGILITSKDEQRDLWADYYYSMLSPGPNYDPIFNCTTHDNVLNISTTTPSLSDIVCAIKTIKNNKSPGNDNISPELLKIDPYTSAQILLTLVEDIWINENVPEELKKA